The Arvicola amphibius chromosome 6, mArvAmp1.2, whole genome shotgun sequence DNA window GGCCCttctatattttttcctcttcctaccttcttccttcttcctctttttttttttttttttttgagacagggtctcactctatagccctgtctggcctcaaacttacagaactccacttgcctctgccttctgctatATTTTCTTAAATCTGAATATTAAGgattggcaagatggctcagtgggtaaaggtgtatCCCATCAAGCTCGATGGCCTGTCTGACATCTACAGTCAGCCTTAGCATGCACATCTGTGCATACACACTACATAAGtgtgagaaaatattaaaaaacaaaaccaatgtgACTATGATGTGACAgctgaaagaaatggacaaagtCGAGGCAAATACAAACTGGTAGTTTCTGGCTGTGCACTTTAAAACATTGATTTAGGTTTGGCCGAGCCCATTTATTTGATCAGTGTACCCCTCAAGCTGTGAACGTTCCCTGGAAGACCCGCATCTTCCGAAGGTTTCACTGGTGTGCTGGAAGCATGCTGGAGGTTAAGGATGTGAGGCATCCGCTTGGTCTGTTTGTTCTCCTGAAATGGCAAGGGATGCTAGACAGCACTTGGGGCCTTGTGGGATGACAGTCTGCAAAGACTGTGGCTTCAGGGCAGTGACTGACTTGACCTGACCTATTGTCATTACACTGTCTCCCCATTCAGTGTCATGCATGGTGTATCCTGTCTGTCTGAcacatgggaggaggaaagagacattTTCCTTAGGGACAGCAACTGAGTCTTAAACCCTAAAACTGCTCGGCCTCTGCGCTCatcctgagcagtggtggcggcagCTGTGCTACAGCTGAGGTCTTCTGTGCTAGTGGCTGCTTGCTAAGTGCCATACACACCTCACCTCAATTCATACTAGATTGCATTAGACCATAAgagctttttatttctctctgttttattgACAAGAAAGCTGCGCCCAAGCGGGAGCATTGCATAAGGGTCGGGAAGGTTGTTAGGACCAAACGTCAGACCGAAGGGCAGCAGATGGCTCTTTGTACACTCCACACAGCCACTGCAGTCCTGATCTCAAGACAGTAGTTACCGCCACCAGGCCCCTGTGACACTGGCCCTGTTAGCAGCCCatcagggagaggggaggggctcATAAGGCCCTACCCCATTACCTCTGGCTACTGACCCTTGCTAGATTCTGGGGGGGGATCACTGTCTGCAGTTACACACTCACTACTGAGTGCACCAGGCTCTAGTGTTATCTCCAAACTCCTGGCCACACACAAGGCTCTGGCTAGTCTCGGTGGGTCCCAAAACAAAGGGAgtagacacgtgtgtgtgtgtgtgtgtgtgtgtgtgtgtgtgagatttgTGAGGGGTGAGGGGAGATTAGACGGAGGCGGGAGGCAGGTGGGGTGAGAGGGTTCGGTATGCATTATGCATATGTGAGAATGTCTAagaacaaattaaattaattaaaaaagaacactAAGGGCTAGATGGACATCTGGAACATCTGGATAGACAGCTGCATGGTGGACAGTGGTTCAGAGTGTGTGCTGACTTTCCAGAGAaccggagttcagttccccatGTGGGCAGTGGACAGCCTCCCGGGACTCCAGCTCAGGATGGACATACGCACTccaaggcacacatacacatccttCAAAAatcaaatctcaaaaaataacagaGACGGGAAAGAGAGAGCACGTGTGCTCAGGAGAGCGAGCTGAGCCTGGAAACCATTTATGGAAGCACATACCTATTCTTCTAGTATTTAACAATAattctgaggtcagcctggcctcaTGAGAGCCTCTCTCAAAACCCAGGGGTGGGttgcagagagaaaggaaaagaaaaagaaaacggaGTTTAGGATCACATGACAGTTAAGTGGTAGCGTCAGAATTTGAATCCAGAATTCCCAGGTTCAAAAGGCCAGGAGGCCCTGAGCCTTGTCACCATCTGTCACTAAGGGCAGTCAGTCTTCTGCTTCAGCTAATGCTGAATAAAAATCCGTCACTTCGACAGTAGAAATTCCCACACAGCATTGCTGACTCCGTGTTTGGCTAATTAAACCAGACTTCCCTAGGCGACTGGTACCCTCGATAACATCTAGGGAATCGGATTTGGAATGGAACGGGGCAGGAGAGTACATTTACTTTGCTCTGGATCATTTTGTATATAGTAgattcttccctcccctttctgtgATTGACAGCTCACAGGACTAGTCTGCTGTGTGCTCAGGGCAGGTCATGCACTCATGATTGTGTGGGTTGACAAGTGTCCCACCTTCCTTCATCCTGCCTTCAGCCTCCTGCACACTTCGTGCTCCCCTTCCacagtgtttcctgagccttacaGTGGTTGTGTAAAGTAGGGTTATTATTCGCCATCGCCTTCGTAAACATGTGAAAGGAAGCACAAAGTGGTTTCCTCAGAACAATGGCCTCCTGCTTGGTGTTTCTCTTTTCCCTGCGGTGTGAGCCCCAGCTGTCCATGTTGTTTCTAGACTTGGCTTCTGTGGAGGCACACTGTCACCTCAGCTTGGGGCTGTAGCCAGAGGCTCCCTGGCAGGCACGCAGGGCTTTTCTTTCAGGCTGCTTGGCGCTGCAGGTAGGCCTTCACTGGCTGCCCCTGAGGTGTGGGCTGGGACAGCTGTGGGCCTTTCTCCACAGCCTTGCAGCTGATGGCCGAGGCAGCCCATTCACTAAAAACAGAAGGAATGGCTAAGGAGTAAATTGGTTCTCTTGATTTGGGGCAGGTAGACCCAGGGCACCGGGTTGAAGAGAATTATTCCTGTGCAGTCGGGAGGCCTAGGACAATTAAGCAGTCCAGACAGGTCACTAGGTGACACTCATTTcctggtttgtttatttgagccAGATTGTTTCCCCACCTAGCAGTCTGCTACCCTGGTGCCCTGGCCTGCAGAGAGCAGCCCTTCCCGTGTGATTTCTGAGGCTTCCCCAGCATCCCGACGAGCCTTCATCTGGTTGGGTGGCTCTGGGGTCTCCCAGCTACAGAGTGCGGGGCAGGGCCCGTAATTCCGGACTTGGTGTTTTGCAGGCTTTTGGCTTCATGTCCAGGGTTGCCCTGCAGGCAGAAAAGATGAATCATCACCCAGAATGGTTCAACGTGTACAACAAGGTAACTGGACCTCTATCTTGTGATCACTAATTTGAGAGTTGAAGAAACTTATTGTGAATGTGGTGTTGAGGATGTTCTCTTATTCTCGCTCAGAAACCCTGTGTCATTGTTGGCAGAGTTCAGGGCTTTCCTGGGAGCAGAACTGTAGTCCTTTGCTCTCTGACTTGGCTTCCAACATTTGTTTTGAAGGTTTGGACTATCCTGAGTTAATCATGGATATCAGCCATGAAGAtagaattttatgtaatttttgtgGAGGGGCATATTATTTAAGTCAGAGTCTCCCTGtgtaccctggaactcactgagagcACCAGGCTGGTGGGGGAGGTCCTCCTGTtttgtgggattacaggcatgtgctgccatggcCAACTCAGTTACCTGAGACCTCAgagttttaatttgaaaataatttattaaaaggaATGGTAGCAAATCAGATAGCATGGCCTTATGTGTCTCACTGAAATAAATCTCAGCAACTGTCTCTTTGTAGTAAATGTTTATTAAAGATTTGATCTCCGGAGGGCAGACTAAAATCTCTTAAGGGGTGCAGCAAGACTATCCGCACCCCGAAGAGTGTCTTCCCACTCTGCATAGCTATCTAGatttctttgaggtttttttttctttttccttttttcctttttttttttttttttttttttttttttaaaggaaagcatttaataggggttggtttacagttcagaagtttagatcattgttatcatggtgggaagcttAGCAggacgcaggcagacatggtgctggagaggtagctgagagttctatatccagatcagtgggcagcaggaagagagagtgccacactgaacctgacttgggtatctgagacctcaaaggccacccttGTAATAAACTTATTCCAACACAGCCACatctcctagtagtgccactccctatgggcctatggggccagttttattcaaaccaccacattccgcTCCCCGCCCCCATAGGTTTGTAGCCATATTATAATGCAAAGTGCTTTTAGCCCAACTCTGAAAGGCCCCATAGTCTGTCACAGCATCAATCCTGTAAAGGTCCAAAGTCTCTACTGAGATtcatacaatctcttaactgtaataccccataaaatcaaaaagcagatcacatagttccaacatataatggcacattCCATTATTATCACCATTCCAAAATGGAGGAGAATGAGCACAGCGAAGAGATACTGGGccaaaacaagagcaaaaactaTCTGGAGACTCTAacctctgcatctccatgtctgatgttgaAGTGTGCTCTTCAGACTCCAATTccgttcagctttgttgactgcaatgcacttctttttcttgggctgTTTCCACTCCCTATTAGTAGCtcttttagaatttgtttttactgagctatatattttcctccCCTCcgtttctcccccttcccttctgccctctaccatgacccccatgctcccaatttactcaagagatcttgtctttttccacttcccatgtagattggatccatgtatgtctctcttagggtcctctttgttgtctaggttctctgggattgcgaatcataggctgggttttctttgctctatgccTAAAAGCCACTTTTCCTACGTCCTCTGAGGAAAAGAGAATTTcactatattataatttaaaaaagaagcagtTTCTAATTGTCCAGTTCCAGGATGAGCGTCTACTTTCTGGACACTCTTGCTCTTTAATATCGCTGTTGGATGATGAGCCCATCCATGTTCCCTCATCTGGTCGCCTGCTTCTCTACCTCACTCAGGTACTGCCTGATGGGTGGGCTTGCCTGTTCTTGGTGGCCTGAGCAGGGTTGGTATAATTAAAGTTCTGGGAGTTAAAATGGCGCTTCTGTCTCTGTTCGTGCTTCCCAGGAAGCAAGATTTTCCATCCTGGCTGCTGACTTCCCTCGTCTTCTGGGAGCCTTCCCGCCTGGGTGGTTATTACACCCAGCTTGGTGCAGCCTGTACCCCAAGCTCACTGGGTTTGGGAAATGCAGTGTTTATTCATACAGTAGTATTTTCTAAATCATCTACCCTCCAATTCTCAGATAGGAATGTTGAGAAATAGATTGACTTCTGAAGCACCCAGGGTCTCTCCCGCAGGTCTGCTCAGATCTGAAAAGCTGTTTTCCCATCTGTAGGTCCAGATAACTCTCACCTCGCACGACTGTGGAGGCTTGAGCAAGCGTGATGTGAAGCTGGCCCAGTTCATCGACCGTGCTGCCACTTCTCTGTGATCGCCTTCCATGTGTGTAAAGATCGGAACCTGGTCGTCTGCAGCGTTTTTAAGGCCATTCATGTGAATAAGTTAAAtcataaatttgtttgtttttacatatatacatttttgtaTAGTTGATGCTTAAATACAGAATGATTTGAACCTGAAGCTTGAGTTGTTTTTTATTACGTCTAGTCAGACATATAATAAACCAACCCgagttatttaaaaatgtgaaatgtgtgtgtctttgtgtgagtACGCGTTGTCCAGTTGCTTGTGGAGGCCGCAGGTgcaggatcccctggagctggagtcaggcagttgtgagctgtctgacatgggtgctggagctgaactcagggcctctggaagtgCACTGTTAagttcttgactgctgagcctgTGTTCCTGGGTGGTAGTCATGCAAAATGGCTCCACGATAAACTACCTCTTATTTCCTTTGGAAGGTGAGATCcatgtttgtttttgcattgaCAAAGGTTATAGTTAAGaagtaaaaagaagagaaaaggtcaagaggaagaagatggag harbors:
- the Pcbd2 gene encoding pterin-4-alpha-carbinolamine dehydratase 2 isoform X2; translation: MAVAVRACGALRGLAALRGRGASRAAMAFGFMSRVALQAEKMNHHPEWFNVYNKVQITLTSHDCGGLSKRDVKLAQFIDRAATSL